In the genome of Apodemus sylvaticus chromosome 2, mApoSyl1.1, whole genome shotgun sequence, one region contains:
- the Tia1 gene encoding cytotoxic granule associated RNA binding protein TIA1 isoform X5, which translates to MQDHFHVFVGDLSPEITTEDIKAAFAPFGRISDARVVKDMATGKSKGYGFVSFFNKWDAENAIQQMGGQWLGGRQIRTNWATRKPPAPKSTYESNTKQLSYDEVVSQSSPSNCTVYCGGVTSGLTEQLMRQTFSPFGQIMEIRVFPDKGYSFVRFSSHESAAHAIVSVNGTTIEGHVVKCYWGKETLDMINPVQQQNQIGYPPTYGQWGQWYGNAQQIGQYVPNGWQVPAYGMYGQPWSQQGFNQTQSSAPWMGPNYSVPPPQGQNGSMLPNQPAGYRVAGYENQ; encoded by the exons ATGCAAG ATCATTTCCATGTGTTTGTTGGTGACCTCAGTCCAGAAATCACAACTGAAGACATCAAAGCAGCTTTTGCACCGTTTGGAAGAATTTC AGATGCCCGTGTGGTAAAAGACATGGCTACTGGGAAGTCTAAGGGATATGGCTTTGTctcctttttcaacaaatgg GATGCAGAAAATGCCATTCAGCAGATGGGTGGCCAGTGGCTTGGCGGAAGACAAATCAGAACTAACTGGGCAACCCGAAAGCCTCCAGCTCCAAAGAGTACATATGAGT CAAACACCAAACAGCTGTCATATGATGAAGTTGTGAGTCAGTCTAGTCCCAGCAACTGCACTGTGTACTGTGGAGGGGTGACGTCAGGACTGACAG AACAACTAATGCGTCAGACTTTTTCTCCATTTGGACAAATAATGGAAATTCGAGTCTTCCCAGATAAAGGATATTCATTTGTTCG GTTCAGTTCCCATGAAAGTGCAGCACACGCAATTGTTTCTGTTAATGGCACTACCATTGAAGGGCATGTGGTGAAATGCTATTGGGGCAAAGAGACTCTTGATATGATAAACCCTGTGCAGCAG CAAAATCAAATTGGATATCCACCAACATATGGCCAGTGGGGCCAGTGGTATGGAAATGCACAGCAGATTGGCCAGTATGTGCCTAACGGCTGGCAAGTACCCGCCTATGGAATGTATGGCCAGCCGTGGAGCCAGCAGGGATTCAA TCAGACCCAGTCTTCTGCACCGTGGATGGGACCCAATTACAGTGTGCCGCCACCTCAAGGGCAGAATGGCAGCATGCTGCCTAATCAGCCTGCTGGGTATCGAGTGGCCGGGTATGAAAACCAGTGA
- the Tia1 gene encoding cytotoxic granule associated RNA binding protein TIA1 isoform X6, translating into MATGKSKGYGFVSFFNKWDAENAIQQMGGQWLGGRQIRTNWATRKPPAPKSTYESNTKQLSYDEVVSQSSPSNCTVYCGGVTSGLTEQLMRQTFSPFGQIMEIRVFPDKGYSFVRFSSHESAAHAIVSVNGTTIEGHVVKCYWGKETLDMINPVQQQNQIGYPPTYGQWGQWYGNAQQIGQYVPNGWQVPAYGMYGQPWSQQGFNQTQSSAPWMGPNYSVPPPQGQNGSMLPNQPAGYRVAGYENQ; encoded by the exons ATGGCTACTGGGAAGTCTAAGGGATATGGCTTTGTctcctttttcaacaaatgg GATGCAGAAAATGCCATTCAGCAGATGGGTGGCCAGTGGCTTGGCGGAAGACAAATCAGAACTAACTGGGCAACCCGAAAGCCTCCAGCTCCAAAGAGTACATATGAGT CAAACACCAAACAGCTGTCATATGATGAAGTTGTGAGTCAGTCTAGTCCCAGCAACTGCACTGTGTACTGTGGAGGGGTGACGTCAGGACTGACAG AACAACTAATGCGTCAGACTTTTTCTCCATTTGGACAAATAATGGAAATTCGAGTCTTCCCAGATAAAGGATATTCATTTGTTCG GTTCAGTTCCCATGAAAGTGCAGCACACGCAATTGTTTCTGTTAATGGCACTACCATTGAAGGGCATGTGGTGAAATGCTATTGGGGCAAAGAGACTCTTGATATGATAAACCCTGTGCAGCAG CAAAATCAAATTGGATATCCACCAACATATGGCCAGTGGGGCCAGTGGTATGGAAATGCACAGCAGATTGGCCAGTATGTGCCTAACGGCTGGCAAGTACCCGCCTATGGAATGTATGGCCAGCCGTGGAGCCAGCAGGGATTCAA TCAGACCCAGTCTTCTGCACCGTGGATGGGACCCAATTACAGTGTGCCGCCACCTCAAGGGCAGAATGGCAGCATGCTGCCTAATCAGCCTGCTGGGTATCGAGTGGCCGGGTATGAAAACCAGTGA